In one Vulgatibacter incomptus genomic region, the following are encoded:
- a CDS encoding metal ABC transporter permease encodes MNGISFWEASFLWRDPLIAVCLGAFLCSLAGVFVVLKRSAFVGAAVSQAAGLGVVLALLAPHVIGLSPPPLAAGILVGASSAGLFSLSRKGGRVGVESSIALAYVIAGAASLLLGVFLTHEYEAVHSLLFGDAVAAPPEELLALAVTAVGIALIQLAFGRKLLFVSFDPETARAMGMAVRRYNATLYFSIGLGLAVATRALGALPVFALTVIPAAGGLLLFDRLRAVFAFAIGTALASGVVGYYLSFVWEKPTGAMIVACAAIALVPGSVRSLLRR; translated from the coding sequence GTGAACGGGATTTCGTTTTGGGAGGCGAGCTTCCTCTGGCGCGATCCGCTGATCGCCGTCTGCCTCGGCGCCTTCCTCTGCTCCCTCGCCGGCGTCTTCGTGGTGCTCAAGCGCTCCGCCTTCGTGGGAGCCGCCGTCTCGCAGGCAGCGGGGCTCGGCGTAGTCCTCGCCCTCCTCGCTCCCCACGTGATCGGCCTCTCGCCGCCGCCGCTCGCCGCCGGAATCCTCGTAGGCGCGTCGTCCGCGGGCCTCTTCTCCCTCTCCCGCAAGGGCGGGCGCGTCGGGGTCGAGTCCTCCATCGCCCTCGCCTACGTGATCGCCGGCGCGGCCTCGCTCCTCCTGGGCGTCTTCCTCACCCACGAATACGAGGCCGTCCACTCCCTCCTCTTCGGCGACGCGGTCGCCGCTCCGCCGGAGGAGCTCCTCGCCCTGGCCGTCACGGCCGTGGGAATCGCCCTCATCCAGCTCGCCTTCGGGCGGAAGCTCCTCTTCGTCTCCTTCGATCCGGAGACCGCCCGGGCGATGGGGATGGCGGTCCGCCGCTACAACGCCACGCTCTACTTCTCCATCGGCCTCGGCCTCGCCGTCGCCACCCGCGCGCTGGGAGCGCTCCCCGTCTTCGCGCTCACCGTGATCCCGGCAGCCGGCGGCCTCCTCCTCTTCGACAGGCTCCGGGCGGTCTTCGCCTTCGCGATCGGCACCGCCCTCGCCTCCGGCGTGGTCGGCTACTACCTCTCCTTCGTCTGGGAGAAGCCTACCGGGGCGATGATCGTCGCCTGCGCCGCGATCGCCCTCGTTCCCGGGTCCGTCCGCAGCCTCCTGAGGCGCTGA
- a CDS encoding aconitase family protein, whose product MRKPMTLTQKILAAHAIGLNRPWVEAGDVLRIKVDWTIASELAWNGMAQTWERLGKPKVHDRERFYLAVDHTVDPVTLANDKRTQKLTQLSRDFAKESGIRHFYDANETILHTKFYRDLVQPGEVVLGADSHTSSHGGMGAFSMGLGGADITAAMVLGESWIEVPEAIAVDYAGELAFGIGGKDVILETLGKLGRNTVAMERSVEYRGDAVRRWSTDVRFTIANMTAELGGLNGIFEPDEVVADWLSQRATHKDSARYFRADDDAPYAERFRIDLSKLGPVIAKPFSPDNVFPVEALLGMELQGAFIGACTTTEEELVLGALVLEKALAAGMKPVDTQKRLVVPGDLAIVAHLRETGLAAIYEKAGFRVGPPGCSMCLGIASERAGKGEAWITSQNRNFENRMGEGSLAYLASAATVAASALSLRVADPRPLLAQVDQERFAALLRRSESRLPEITVSEPKVALAAEAHAGGAAETGKAGSVLRAGVQRFGDSVDTDAIIPGDFCHLTKLEEIGEKCFHFVRPEFVGRSREGRTIVVAGEGWGSGSSREHAVWALKGAGVECVIAKSYAFIHKRNLVNEALPYLTVKDEEFYALTQEGDELSVDLGSGRITHVASGRVFEAQTLAQVVQALGREGGLVPAIQRHGAEVFSVLSAG is encoded by the coding sequence ATGCGCAAGCCGATGACGCTCACCCAGAAGATCCTCGCCGCACACGCCATCGGCCTCAACCGTCCCTGGGTCGAGGCGGGCGACGTGCTCCGGATCAAGGTGGACTGGACCATCGCCTCCGAGCTGGCGTGGAACGGCATGGCCCAGACCTGGGAGCGCCTCGGCAAGCCGAAGGTCCACGATCGCGAGCGCTTCTACCTCGCGGTGGACCACACGGTCGATCCCGTCACGCTGGCGAACGACAAGCGGACCCAGAAGCTCACCCAGCTCTCCCGCGACTTCGCCAAGGAGAGCGGGATCCGGCACTTCTACGACGCCAACGAGACGATCCTGCACACCAAGTTCTACCGGGACCTGGTGCAGCCCGGTGAGGTGGTGCTGGGCGCGGACTCCCACACCTCCTCGCACGGCGGCATGGGCGCGTTCTCCATGGGCCTGGGTGGCGCCGACATCACCGCCGCCATGGTGCTGGGCGAGTCGTGGATCGAGGTCCCCGAGGCAATCGCCGTCGACTACGCGGGCGAGCTCGCCTTCGGCATCGGCGGCAAGGACGTGATCCTCGAGACCCTCGGCAAGCTCGGCCGCAACACCGTGGCCATGGAGCGCAGCGTCGAGTACCGAGGCGACGCCGTGCGCCGGTGGTCCACCGACGTGCGCTTCACCATCGCCAACATGACGGCGGAGCTCGGCGGGCTGAACGGGATCTTCGAGCCCGACGAGGTCGTGGCCGACTGGCTGTCGCAGCGGGCGACGCACAAGGACTCCGCCCGCTACTTCCGCGCCGACGACGACGCGCCCTACGCGGAGCGCTTCCGGATCGACCTCTCCAAGCTGGGGCCGGTGATCGCCAAGCCCTTCTCCCCCGACAACGTCTTCCCGGTGGAGGCGCTTCTCGGAATGGAGCTGCAGGGGGCGTTCATCGGCGCCTGCACCACCACCGAGGAGGAGCTGGTCCTCGGGGCTCTGGTGCTCGAGAAGGCCCTCGCCGCGGGCATGAAGCCGGTGGACACCCAGAAGCGCCTGGTGGTGCCGGGCGACCTCGCCATCGTCGCCCACCTGCGCGAGACGGGCCTCGCCGCGATCTACGAGAAGGCCGGCTTCCGCGTGGGCCCGCCGGGCTGCTCCATGTGCCTCGGCATCGCCTCCGAGAGGGCCGGCAAGGGCGAGGCGTGGATCACCTCCCAGAACCGCAACTTCGAGAACCGCATGGGCGAGGGCTCCCTGGCCTATCTCGCGTCCGCCGCCACGGTGGCCGCCTCGGCGCTCTCGCTCCGCGTGGCCGATCCGCGCCCCCTCCTCGCCCAGGTCGACCAGGAGCGCTTCGCCGCCCTGCTCCGCCGCAGCGAGAGCCGGCTCCCCGAGATCACCGTCTCCGAGCCGAAGGTGGCGCTCGCCGCTGAGGCGCATGCCGGAGGCGCTGCCGAGACCGGCAAGGCCGGATCGGTCCTCCGCGCCGGCGTGCAGCGCTTCGGCGACTCGGTGGACACCGACGCCATCATCCCGGGCGACTTCTGCCACCTCACCAAGCTCGAGGAGATCGGTGAGAAGTGCTTCCACTTCGTGCGCCCGGAGTTCGTCGGCCGCAGCCGCGAGGGCCGCACGATCGTGGTCGCCGGCGAGGGCTGGGGCTCGGGGAGCTCCCGCGAGCACGCGGTCTGGGCGCTCAAGGGCGCCGGTGTCGAGTGCGTGATCGCCAAGAGCTACGCCTTCATCCACAAGCGCAACCTGGTGAACGAGGCCCTCCCCTACCTCACGGTGAAGGACGAGGAGTTCTACGCGCTGACCCAGGAGGGCGACGAGCTCTCGGTGGATCTCGGCAGCGGCCGAATCACCCACGTGGCGTCGGGCCGGGTGTTCGAGGCGCAGACCCTCGCCCAGGTGGTCCAGGCCCTCGGCCGCGAGGGCGGCCTCGTCCCGGCTATCCAGCGCCACGGCGCCGAGGTCTTCTCGGTGCTCTCCGCGGGCTGA
- a CDS encoding DUF3332 family protein has protein sequence MRRRLVLALAATLLVQTACFGKFHATTALWRFNRDVGGKWVQELVFLGLSFIPVYGLFLLGDAFIFNTIEFWTGHNPIAGNVPEIGEERIVELPDGSPLKLVRESEDGIRVEHEGVVRHFVRTADGFEAWDDEGNLLAAVHGQVNGDVVVTDATGSFRSYTAEELALAGNSTVSVAAWASEQARQNAASMAAR, from the coding sequence ATGCGCCGTAGACTTGTCCTTGCTCTCGCTGCAACCCTGCTCGTCCAGACCGCGTGTTTCGGTAAGTTCCACGCCACGACCGCGCTCTGGAGGTTCAACCGAGACGTGGGCGGCAAGTGGGTCCAGGAGCTCGTCTTCCTGGGCCTCAGCTTCATTCCGGTGTACGGGCTCTTCCTTCTCGGCGATGCGTTCATCTTCAACACGATCGAGTTCTGGACGGGCCACAACCCGATCGCGGGGAACGTGCCCGAGATCGGCGAGGAGCGGATCGTGGAGCTCCCCGACGGCTCGCCGCTCAAGCTGGTCCGCGAGAGCGAGGACGGGATCCGGGTGGAGCACGAGGGCGTGGTGCGGCACTTCGTCCGGACCGCCGACGGCTTCGAGGCCTGGGACGACGAGGGCAATCTCCTCGCCGCGGTCCACGGCCAGGTCAACGGCGATGTGGTCGTGACGGACGCTACGGGTTCCTTCCGCTCCTACACCGCCGAGGAGCTCGCGCTCGCCGGCAACTCGACCGTGTCGGTCGCCGCCTGGGCCTCCGAGCAGGCGCGCCAGAACGCGGCTTCGATGGCCGCTCGCTAA
- a CDS encoding metal ABC transporter ATP-binding protein translates to MSVPPEIQAPEIQAVPAREPVVRFRSAVLGHGRRRIAGPIDFELGAREFLVVAGANGTGKSTFVRTMLGVLPPLAGSVEAKAARFGYVPQRERLDEIWPFSVLEIALMGLIPGLGPFRFFDKAARRRAETLVEEVGLGGLASRPFRDLSGGQQQRALIARALASEPDVLVLDEPTNHLDVPGERAIFELLGTIHRERPCALVVICHHLEPVLRLATRLGVLRGGALQAGSVDEVLRAGALEGLVDDGFTLRAGGARETGA, encoded by the coding sequence ATGTCAGTCCCCCCCGAAATCCAGGCCCCCGAAATCCAGGCCGTGCCCGCGCGGGAGCCCGTCGTGCGCTTCCGGAGCGCCGTCCTGGGCCACGGTCGGCGCCGCATCGCGGGCCCCATCGACTTCGAGCTGGGCGCCCGGGAGTTCCTGGTGGTGGCCGGCGCCAACGGCACCGGCAAATCCACCTTCGTCAGGACGATGCTGGGCGTGCTCCCGCCGCTCGCCGGAAGCGTCGAGGCCAAGGCCGCCCGCTTCGGCTACGTGCCGCAGCGCGAGCGCCTCGACGAGATCTGGCCCTTCTCCGTGCTCGAGATCGCGCTCATGGGCCTGATCCCGGGCCTCGGCCCCTTCCGCTTCTTCGACAAGGCCGCGAGGCGGCGCGCCGAGACCCTCGTGGAAGAGGTAGGGCTCGGCGGCCTCGCATCCCGCCCCTTCCGCGATCTCTCGGGAGGCCAGCAGCAGCGCGCGCTCATCGCCCGCGCCCTCGCCTCCGAGCCCGACGTGCTGGTGCTCGACGAGCCCACCAACCACCTGGACGTCCCGGGCGAGCGGGCGATCTTCGAGCTCCTCGGCACGATCCACCGGGAGCGGCCCTGTGCGCTGGTGGTGATCTGCCACCACCTGGAGCCGGTGCTCCGCCTGGCCACCCGCCTCGGCGTCCTCCGGGGCGGCGCCCTCCAGGCCGGCTCGGTAGACGAGGTGCTGAGGGCCGGCGCCCTCGAGGGCCTCGTGGACGACGGCTTCACTCTTCGTGCAGGCGGCGCAAGGGAGACCGGCGCGTGA
- a CDS encoding rhomboid family intramembrane serine protease, which translates to MRRWGGGGGFGAGGTMTTRLTVVIAALSILVAITGNVYPGGLLGHLIFRPSSVLAGELWQVVTYALVVPLPSGGAIFSFLISLWFLYSIGSQVEAVLGPRRFLGFYLGASALGALATIPFAYLFGFASAPYTGLWVALGALTILFAHHFARQPVYLMFVLPVQGRQLTLVAFGILALFAIVDGPARMLPAFFSMVAALAFANGLFRPRRAWLRFRAWRIERELKRRTRRFSVIEGEKKGDDRTNVARPKRSDDGSGPWLH; encoded by the coding sequence ATGCGACGTTGGGGCGGGGGTGGGGGATTCGGCGCGGGTGGGACCATGACCACCCGGCTCACGGTGGTGATCGCCGCCCTCTCGATCCTCGTCGCCATTACCGGCAACGTCTATCCGGGCGGGCTCCTCGGACACCTGATCTTCCGCCCGTCGAGCGTCCTGGCAGGCGAGCTCTGGCAGGTCGTCACCTACGCGCTGGTGGTGCCCCTTCCGTCCGGTGGCGCGATCTTCTCCTTCCTGATCTCGCTCTGGTTCCTGTACTCGATCGGCAGCCAGGTGGAGGCGGTGCTCGGGCCGCGGCGGTTCCTCGGCTTCTACCTCGGCGCCTCGGCGCTGGGCGCCCTCGCCACGATCCCCTTCGCCTATCTCTTCGGCTTCGCGTCCGCGCCGTACACGGGGCTGTGGGTCGCCCTCGGCGCCCTCACGATCCTCTTCGCCCACCACTTCGCGCGGCAGCCGGTCTACCTGATGTTCGTGCTGCCGGTGCAGGGCCGGCAGCTCACGCTGGTCGCCTTCGGGATCCTGGCGCTCTTCGCGATCGTCGACGGCCCGGCGCGCATGTTGCCGGCGTTCTTCTCGATGGTGGCGGCGCTGGCCTTCGCGAACGGCCTCTTCCGCCCTCGGCGCGCGTGGCTGCGGTTTCGGGCGTGGAGGATCGAGCGGGAGCTCAAGAGGCGCACCCGCCGCTTCTCCGTGATCGAGGGCGAGAAGAAGGGCGACGATCGCACCAACGTCGCACGCCCGAAGCGATCCGACGACGGCAGCGGGCCCTGGCTGCACTGA
- a CDS encoding metal ABC transporter substrate-binding protein, producing MSRILIPLLALALAGSASADVRVVSSIGSLGAIAREVVGKQGKVTVLAPAHQDPHFVDGKPTMMLELNQADVLLQAGLGLEVGWLPTLVTGARNGKIQPGRPGNIDASAFVGPLLDSDAKLDRSLGDVHPGGNPHYWLDPRRAKRIATGLAERLASLDPENAAAYRANAAAFGAALDPKIAEWEKAMAPFRGRAIVPYHKSLAYLEDWLGLKEVATVEPLPGISPSPSHLAGVIMQLRQTKPPAVVAAEPWYNLRTAETVAEKGGATLVRLPGDVGSVPGKDSYIAHLDELISRLRAGLEGR from the coding sequence ATGTCTCGCATTTTGATCCCTCTTCTCGCCCTCGCGCTCGCGGGCAGCGCCTCCGCCGACGTGCGAGTCGTCTCGTCGATCGGCTCCCTCGGCGCCATCGCCAGGGAGGTCGTCGGCAAGCAGGGCAAGGTCACCGTCCTGGCGCCGGCCCACCAGGACCCCCACTTCGTCGACGGCAAGCCGACGATGATGCTCGAGCTGAACCAGGCCGACGTGCTCCTCCAAGCGGGCCTCGGCCTGGAGGTCGGCTGGCTCCCGACCCTCGTCACCGGCGCGCGCAACGGCAAGATCCAGCCGGGCCGCCCAGGAAACATCGACGCATCCGCCTTCGTCGGGCCGCTGCTCGACTCGGACGCAAAGCTCGATCGCTCCCTCGGCGACGTGCACCCCGGCGGGAACCCGCACTACTGGCTCGACCCGCGCCGGGCGAAGCGCATCGCGACCGGCCTCGCGGAGCGTCTCGCCAGCCTGGATCCGGAGAACGCCGCGGCCTATCGGGCCAACGCCGCCGCCTTCGGAGCAGCCCTCGATCCGAAAATCGCGGAGTGGGAGAAGGCGATGGCGCCCTTCCGCGGCCGGGCCATCGTCCCGTACCACAAGAGCCTCGCGTACCTGGAGGACTGGCTCGGGCTGAAGGAGGTGGCGACGGTGGAGCCGCTGCCCGGGATCTCTCCCTCGCCCTCCCACCTCGCCGGCGTGATCATGCAGCTCCGTCAGACGAAGCCGCCCGCCGTGGTGGCCGCCGAGCCCTGGTACAACCTGCGGACCGCGGAGACGGTCGCCGAGAAGGGAGGCGCGACGCTCGTGCGCCTCCCGGGCGACGTCGGCTCGGTCCCGGGCAAGGACTCGTACATCGCCCACCTCGACGAGCTGATCTCGCGCCTCCGGGCCGGGCTGGAGGGGCGATGA
- a CDS encoding LeuA family protein: MSVSTPSPEHAQLIHDWNDTASTAPMSGRSFDLFDESLRDGLQSPSVADPSVEEKLRIIQLMADLGIGAADVGLPCAGQRAYDDVTAIATYVRDNRLPLRVCAAGRTVVSDMAPIADIQQKVGIPLTAYAFIGSSPIRQYAEGWTVEHIREASQKAIDFAVKENLDICYVTEDTTRSSPATLEVLFRSAIEHGASRLCLCDTVGHATPDGVRRLIAFTKALIAESGADVKIDWHGHNDRGLAVVNTLFALEYGADRLHGTAMGIGERVGNTAIDQLLVNLKLLGVIDRDLTKLVEFVRAVATATKVGIPINYPLVGEDAFRTATGVHAAAIIKAKRRGDEWLADRVYSAVPAGEFGKGQTIDVGPMSGMSNVTFWLEQQGMAATEELGKFILAKAKASAVTLSDAAIRDAVREYEGAAAL; the protein is encoded by the coding sequence ATGTCCGTGTCGACCCCTTCTCCCGAGCACGCGCAGCTGATCCACGACTGGAACGACACCGCTTCGACGGCCCCCATGAGCGGCCGCTCGTTCGACCTCTTCGACGAGTCGCTGCGGGACGGCCTCCAGTCGCCTTCGGTGGCGGATCCCTCGGTGGAGGAGAAGCTCCGGATCATCCAGCTCATGGCGGACCTGGGAATCGGCGCCGCCGACGTCGGGCTCCCGTGCGCCGGCCAGCGGGCGTACGACGACGTGACCGCGATCGCCACCTACGTCCGCGACAACCGGCTCCCCCTGCGGGTCTGCGCCGCTGGGCGGACGGTGGTCTCGGACATGGCGCCGATCGCCGACATTCAGCAGAAGGTCGGGATCCCGCTCACGGCCTACGCCTTCATCGGCTCCTCGCCGATCCGCCAGTACGCGGAAGGGTGGACGGTGGAGCACATCCGCGAGGCCTCCCAGAAGGCGATCGACTTCGCGGTGAAAGAGAACCTCGACATCTGCTACGTCACCGAGGACACCACCCGCTCGTCGCCTGCGACGCTGGAGGTGCTCTTCCGCAGCGCGATCGAGCACGGGGCCTCGCGCCTCTGCCTCTGTGACACCGTGGGCCACGCGACCCCCGACGGCGTGCGCCGCCTGATCGCCTTCACCAAGGCCCTGATCGCCGAGAGCGGCGCCGACGTGAAGATCGACTGGCACGGGCACAACGACCGCGGCCTGGCGGTGGTGAACACCCTCTTCGCGCTGGAGTACGGCGCGGACCGCCTCCACGGCACCGCGATGGGAATCGGCGAGCGCGTCGGCAACACCGCGATCGACCAGCTCCTCGTGAACCTGAAGCTGCTAGGCGTCATCGACCGGGACCTCACCAAGCTGGTGGAGTTCGTCCGAGCGGTGGCCACCGCGACGAAGGTCGGGATCCCCATCAACTATCCGCTGGTGGGCGAGGACGCCTTCCGCACCGCCACCGGCGTCCACGCCGCCGCGATCATCAAGGCCAAGCGCCGAGGCGACGAGTGGCTCGCCGATCGCGTCTACTCGGCCGTGCCGGCCGGCGAGTTCGGCAAGGGCCAGACCATCGACGTTGGGCCGATGAGCGGGATGTCGAACGTGACCTTCTGGCTGGAGCAGCAGGGCATGGCGGCCACGGAGGAGCTCGGGAAGTTCATCCTCGCGAAGGCGAAGGCCTCGGCTGTCACGCTGAGCGACGCCGCGATCCGGGACGCGGTGAGAGAGTACGAGGGCGCCGCGGCGCTCTGA
- a CDS encoding DUF6982 domain-containing protein, with amino-acid sequence MEDLLPADPSSQAALLLQAGYVLDPASGNYWHPYAQHWLEVASGQYLDAAGARLDPAVARAAVHALTGCAGPAAPAEWAPDAYPSTDSVPDDAEGIFGRAAADEAEPIDDEDLIDDDEVELIDPTAGVEPGQLSAQFTDSWRVVIHMASGAVRRGKLDGADLHAASIRLATPAGPETLATDAIKVIFFMGTEAPAPAIGARQVRLILSDGRPLAGYAPDPLPTQGGFFLLPADSRANTARIFVYPHAIRDVELT; translated from the coding sequence ATGGAGGACCTCCTTCCTGCGGATCCCTCCTCCCAGGCCGCGCTCCTGCTCCAGGCAGGCTACGTTCTCGATCCGGCGAGCGGAAACTACTGGCATCCCTACGCCCAGCACTGGCTCGAGGTCGCGTCGGGCCAGTATCTGGACGCCGCGGGCGCACGCCTCGATCCGGCGGTCGCCAGGGCCGCGGTCCACGCCTTGACCGGCTGTGCGGGACCCGCCGCGCCCGCCGAATGGGCTCCCGACGCCTATCCGTCGACGGACTCGGTCCCGGACGACGCGGAAGGGATCTTCGGACGTGCGGCCGCCGACGAAGCGGAGCCGATCGATGACGAGGATCTGATCGACGACGACGAGGTCGAGCTGATCGACCCCACGGCCGGAGTCGAGCCGGGCCAGCTGTCCGCGCAGTTCACCGACTCGTGGCGTGTGGTGATCCACATGGCCTCGGGCGCAGTCCGGCGCGGCAAGCTCGACGGAGCCGACCTCCACGCAGCGTCCATCCGTCTGGCCACGCCCGCAGGGCCGGAGACCCTCGCCACCGACGCGATCAAGGTCATCTTCTTCATGGGCACCGAGGCGCCTGCACCCGCCATCGGCGCGAGGCAGGTGCGGCTCATCCTCTCGGATGGCCGCCCCCTCGCCGGCTACGCCCCCGATCCCCTTCCGACCCAGGGCGGCTTCTTCCTGCTCCCGGCCGATTCCCGCGCGAACACGGCGCGGATCTTCGTCTATCCCCACGCCATCCGCGACGTGGAGCTGACCTGA
- a CDS encoding isocitrate/isopropylmalate dehydrogenase family protein — MSKIAVIPGDGIGKEVAPEGAKLLEQLSSARGLGLELEFFDYGADRYLKDGTTLPPEQLEAFRRDYRAILFGAVGDPRVPDSRHAREILLALRFQLDLYVNLRPVRLLADRFSPLVGKGRKEIDGVFFRENTEGVYVDVGGNFKQGTADEIAITEDVNSRKGVERICRAALDWARKHGEKTVWMSDKSNAMRHAGGLWQRVWKELARDYPDLELRHMYVDVLAMQMVLRPELFRVVVTNNLFGDILTDLGAGISGGLGFSASANLNPGKIGLFEPVHGSAPDIVGTGKANPIATFLTCALLLEHLGHDAEARIVEKAVDLAVAENVLTPDVGGSRTTSEVSEFVRAQVARLAAA; from the coding sequence ATGTCGAAGATCGCGGTGATCCCCGGGGACGGTATCGGCAAGGAGGTCGCGCCCGAGGGCGCGAAGCTCCTGGAGCAGCTCTCGTCGGCGCGCGGGCTCGGGCTCGAGCTCGAGTTCTTCGACTACGGCGCCGACCGCTACCTGAAGGACGGTACGACCCTCCCGCCCGAGCAGCTCGAGGCGTTCCGCCGGGACTACCGGGCGATCCTCTTCGGCGCCGTCGGCGACCCGCGCGTGCCCGACAGCCGCCACGCCCGCGAGATCCTCCTGGCGCTGCGCTTCCAGCTCGATCTCTACGTGAACCTGCGCCCGGTGCGCCTCCTGGCGGATCGCTTCTCGCCTCTGGTCGGCAAGGGCCGCAAGGAGATCGACGGGGTCTTCTTCCGGGAGAACACCGAGGGCGTCTACGTGGACGTCGGCGGCAACTTCAAGCAGGGCACTGCCGATGAGATCGCGATCACCGAGGACGTGAACTCCCGCAAGGGCGTGGAGCGGATCTGCCGCGCCGCCCTCGACTGGGCCCGCAAGCACGGCGAGAAGACCGTATGGATGAGCGACAAGTCGAACGCCATGCGGCACGCGGGCGGCCTGTGGCAGCGGGTCTGGAAAGAGCTCGCCCGGGACTATCCGGACCTCGAGCTGCGTCATATGTACGTGGACGTCCTCGCAATGCAGATGGTGCTGCGGCCCGAGCTCTTCCGGGTGGTCGTGACCAACAACCTCTTCGGTGACATCCTCACCGACCTGGGCGCCGGGATCTCGGGCGGCCTCGGCTTCAGCGCCAGCGCGAACCTCAACCCCGGGAAGATCGGCCTCTTCGAGCCGGTCCACGGCAGCGCGCCCGACATCGTCGGCACCGGCAAGGCGAACCCGATCGCCACCTTCCTCACCTGTGCGCTCCTCCTCGAGCACCTCGGCCACGACGCCGAGGCGCGGATCGTCGAGAAGGCGGTCGACCTGGCGGTCGCCGAGAACGTCCTCACGCCGGACGTGGGCGGCTCCCGGACCACGTCCGAGGTCTCGGAGTTCGTCCGAGCCCAGGTCGCGAGGTTGGCCGCCGCATGA
- a CDS encoding acetyl-CoA C-acetyltransferase: MKSAGSTEIVFLAAKRTPFGTFGGTLKGLSATDLAVHAAKAALKQSGVPAEDVGHVVVGNVCQTSADAIYIARHVGLRAGLPETVPAVTVNRLCGSGFEALVQGAMMLLTGQHEVILAGGAESMSQAPHVIRGARWGIPLGKGELEDSLWSALTDSFTGMPMAMTAEKLAVEHSISQGDVDEYSVLSQKRWAAADEAGRFDAELAAMELPARKGQTVTFAKDEHARPETTVEGLAKLPKVFKKDGVIHAGAASGICDGAAMLVMATREYAERKGLKILGRLVNWGVSGCDPTVMGIGPVPAIRDALRRTGTEISQYDLFEVNEAFAPQYLAVEKVLGLPREKTNVDGGAIALGHPLGASGARIIGHLLYALAARGGGKAIGSACIGGGQGLAVVVQVD, encoded by the coding sequence ATGAAGAGCGCAGGCAGCACCGAGATCGTCTTCCTTGCGGCGAAGCGCACGCCGTTCGGCACCTTCGGCGGCACGCTCAAGGGCCTCTCCGCCACCGACCTCGCGGTCCACGCCGCGAAGGCCGCGCTGAAGCAGTCCGGCGTTCCCGCCGAGGACGTGGGCCACGTGGTGGTCGGCAACGTCTGCCAGACCTCCGCCGACGCGATCTACATCGCCCGTCACGTGGGCCTGCGCGCGGGGCTCCCGGAGACCGTCCCCGCGGTCACCGTCAACCGCCTCTGCGGCTCGGGCTTCGAGGCCCTGGTGCAGGGCGCGATGATGCTCCTCACCGGCCAGCACGAGGTGATCCTCGCCGGCGGCGCCGAGTCCATGTCCCAGGCGCCTCACGTGATCCGCGGCGCCCGCTGGGGCATCCCGCTGGGCAAGGGCGAGCTCGAGGATTCCCTCTGGAGCGCCCTCACCGACAGCTTCACCGGCATGCCCATGGCCATGACGGCCGAGAAGCTCGCGGTGGAGCACTCCATCTCCCAGGGTGACGTGGACGAGTACTCCGTCCTCAGCCAGAAGCGTTGGGCCGCTGCCGACGAGGCAGGTCGCTTCGACGCCGAGCTCGCCGCGATGGAGCTCCCCGCGCGCAAGGGCCAGACCGTCACCTTCGCCAAGGACGAGCACGCCCGCCCCGAGACCACCGTCGAGGGGCTCGCGAAGCTCCCCAAGGTCTTCAAGAAGGACGGCGTGATCCACGCCGGCGCGGCGTCGGGGATCTGCGACGGCGCGGCGATGCTGGTGATGGCCACCCGCGAGTACGCCGAGCGGAAGGGCCTCAAGATCCTCGGCCGCCTCGTGAACTGGGGCGTGTCCGGCTGCGATCCCACCGTGATGGGCATCGGCCCCGTGCCGGCGATCCGCGACGCCCTGCGCCGCACCGGCACCGAGATCTCGCAGTACGACCTCTTCGAGGTGAACGAGGCCTTCGCGCCCCAGTACCTCGCGGTGGAGAAGGTTCTCGGCCTTCCGCGGGAGAAGACGAACGTGGACGGCGGCGCCATCGCCCTCGGCCACCCCCTCGGCGCCTCCGGCGCCCGGATCATCGGCCACCTCCTCTACGCCCTCGCCGCCCGCGGCGGCGGCAAGGCCATCGGCTCCGCCTGCATCGGCGGCGGTCAGGGCCTCGCGGTAGTGGTCCAGGTCGACTGA